A DNA window from Roseovarius sp. Pro17 contains the following coding sequences:
- a CDS encoding HlyD family secretion protein — protein sequence MNSKKLFIGAALAAVLAVVGYFAWQKFTPAALPAGIASANGRIEAERIDVATKLPGRVAANLVAEGDMVEAGQLVAQMDAVELQAQLDKGKAMVIQAEQGKLQAEAQLELRRAELDFAELEYSRAATLVERDAVSQDMVDRRRTSRDIAKAAVGAAEAAVAQAGAVISSSQAVVRQLEATLTDADLFAPRGGRVQYRLAQEGEVLPAGGKVVTITDLTDIYMTIFLPARDAGLLQMGDEARIILDPIPNYVIPAAVTFVSSSAQFTPKSVETTEERDKLMFRVKLQLPKDLLVKFQDRVKAGVAGIGYVRSDPSVEWPPELDVALPK from the coding sequence ATGAATTCAAAGAAATTGTTTATCGGGGCGGCCTTGGCTGCCGTCTTGGCTGTAGTCGGCTATTTTGCATGGCAAAAGTTCACCCCAGCAGCGCTACCAGCAGGAATAGCGTCGGCAAATGGGCGGATTGAGGCCGAGCGGATTGATGTCGCAACCAAGCTGCCGGGCCGGGTCGCGGCCAATCTTGTCGCCGAAGGTGACATGGTCGAGGCGGGCCAGCTCGTCGCGCAGATGGACGCAGTGGAGTTGCAGGCCCAATTGGATAAGGGCAAGGCGATGGTGATCCAAGCCGAGCAGGGGAAATTGCAGGCCGAAGCGCAATTGGAGTTGCGCCGGGCCGAGCTTGACTTCGCTGAGCTGGAATACAGCCGCGCTGCAACTTTGGTCGAGCGCGATGCCGTTTCGCAGGATATGGTCGATCGGCGCCGTACATCGCGCGACATTGCGAAGGCCGCAGTCGGTGCCGCCGAGGCGGCTGTCGCGCAGGCCGGCGCTGTCATCTCTTCGTCGCAGGCAGTCGTCCGCCAGCTTGAGGCGACGCTGACCGATGCTGACCTTTTCGCGCCGCGTGGCGGGCGTGTGCAATACCGTCTGGCACAGGAAGGCGAGGTGCTGCCAGCAGGCGGCAAGGTCGTGACGATCACCGATCTCACGGATATCTACATGACGATCTTCCTGCCCGCACGCGATGCGGGGTTGTTGCAGATGGGCGACGAGGCGCGCATTATTCTTGATCCCATCCCCAACTACGTGATCCCGGCGGCGGTAACGTTCGTCTCGAGTTCCGCCCAGTTTACGCCAAAATCGGTAGAGACGACCGAAGAACGTGACAAGTTGATGTTCCGCGTCAAGCTGCAACTACCCAAGGATCTGCTGGTGAAGTTCCAGGATCGCGTGAAGGCGGGCGTTGCCGGTATTGGCTATGTCCGCTCCGATCCGTCTGTCGAATGGCCACCGGAACTGGACGTGGCGTTGCCGAAATGA
- a CDS encoding IS3 family transposase (programmed frameshift): protein MNKKSGTSKDAADKLVKNIRRKTRQTYSAEEKIRIVLAGLRGEESISVLCRREGIAESLYYSWSKEFLEAGKRRLSGDTARQATSPEVKDLRSESLALKECVADLTLENRLLKKKHDRGWGGREMRYPASEKLEIIRTVEGSHLPARQTLDMLGIPRATFYRWYDRYVDGGLDALADHAPRPGSVWNRIPQDRRDDLIEFALEFEALTTRELAVKYTDEKRYFISESSAYRILKEADLITAPAHVVIKAADEFKDKTTAINQMWQTDFTYFKIIGWGWYYLSTILDDYSRYIIAWKLCSTMRAADVTDTIELALAESGCDQAVVRHKPRLLSDNGSCYISGDLADWLEDHKMTHVRGAPFHPQTQGKIERWHQTMKNRVLLENYYLPGDLEQQIGAFVEYYNNQRYHESLNNVTPADVYFGRDKAILREREKIKKQTIRQRRLQHQKQAA from the exons ATGAACAAGAAATCCGGAACGTCTAAGGACGCAGCTGACAAGCTGGTCAAGAACATCCGCCGCAAGACCCGTCAGACCTATTCGGCTGAGGAGAAGATCCGCATCGTCTTGGCGGGTCTGCGAGGCGAAGAGAGCATTTCGGTGCTCTGTCGCCGTGAAGGCATCGCCGAAAGCCTATATTACAGCTGGTCGAAGGAATTCCTTGAGGCTGGCAAGCGGCGATTGTCCGGCGACACGGCCCGGCAGGCAACGTCGCCAGAAGTCAAAGATCTGCGCTCGGAGTCACTTGCCCTGAAGGAATGCGTGGCAGACCTGACCCTTGAGAACCGTCTGCTCA AAAAAAAGCATGACAGGGGCTGGGGAGGCAGAGAAATGAGGTATCCCGCGTCCGAGAAGCTGGAAATCATCCGAACGGTTGAAGGCTCACATCTACCGGCCAGGCAGACCCTCGACATGCTGGGCATCCCGCGCGCGACCTTCTACCGTTGGTATGATCGTTATGTCGACGGCGGCCTTGATGCCCTGGCGGACCACGCACCCCGTCCAGGTTCTGTCTGGAACCGTATTCCACAGGATCGGCGCGATGATTTGATCGAGTTCGCGCTGGAATTTGAGGCCCTGACGACACGGGAGCTGGCGGTGAAATACACCGACGAGAAGCGGTATTTTATATCTGAATCATCAGCATATCGTATTCTGAAGGAAGCTGACCTGATCACGGCGCCCGCGCATGTGGTGATCAAGGCGGCCGACGAGTTTAAAGACAAAACCACGGCAATCAACCAGATGTGGCAGACCGATTTCACCTACTTCAAGATCATCGGGTGGGGCTGGTATTACCTCAGCACGATCCTGGACGATTACAGCCGCTACATCATTGCGTGGAAGCTCTGCAGCACCATGCGTGCTGCCGATGTGACCGACACTATCGAGTTGGCTCTGGCGGAATCGGGTTGCGACCAGGCGGTCGTGCGCCACAAGCCGCGGCTGCTCAGCGACAACGGCTCATGCTATATCTCTGGCGATCTGGCCGATTGGCTGGAGGATCACAAAATGACGCACGTCCGCGGGGCGCCATTCCACCCACAGACACAAGGCAAGATCGAACGCTGGCACCAAACTATGAAGAACCGGGTTCTGCTGGAGAATTACTACCTGCCCGGCGATCTCGAGCAGCAGATCGGGGCCTTCGTCGAATATTACAATAACCAACGATACCACGAGAGTCTGAACAACGTCACACCCGCCGACGTCTACTTCGGCCGCGATAAAGCCATTCTCAGGGAAAGGGAGAAGATCAAGAAACAGACAATCCGACAGCGCCGCTTGCAACACCAGAAACAAGCCGCATAA